Below is a window of Arabidopsis thaliana chromosome 2, partial sequence DNA.
aagaaatgaaaccaaaattaattacatgagacgaaacaaaaataaatccaGAATAAACTACTATTATGAATAacttttttgattatttaaacAGATCTGTTTGATTGAATCCAAACCtgttatgttatttatttttgtttttatgaatACCAAAAAGTTTTGGCTCAGAGCCCGAATATCCTCGGCCCGAAACCATTATGTAATATTACTTACTAGATTTTcattaactttaaaaagatTCATCATAATATATAGCTAAACcccttttgttttaaattggAAGACGCATCATAAGTTACGTCATTAACTCATCATGATCACTTTCCCAATTAAATATGTTAACCTAAACTAATTCAGTCTTATCATTACTTTGAGATCTCTAATTTGTCTCAGCCACAAAGTCATTAATTACGATATATATCATTCCACAACTTCTTTGAAGATTCTCTTAACCTCGTATCATTTATTCTAACCCATTTTCCCATTATCATTTGTCATCAAACTAGAAGTCAAGAACAGAAACATCCAGAACAATGGCTAAAGTAGAACAGAGCAGATGGATTCTTCAAGGCATGACCGCTCTTGTCACCGGCGGAACGAAAGACATTGGGTTTGTCTTCCATCATCACTTTCCAAGTCATCTTTCTTGCGTTCCAAgcaaccaaagaaaataaacccAACTTTGCTTACACATTTATATTCTTGATGAATCTCTCACCTATGCAACTAAAATTCAGGAAACCTACATTGCTCTCAAACAATGAACATGTCTCGATCTCATGTAGTTGGGCCTAACCCTTAATCGAGGCCCATTTGTTTGATTAACCTAACAAATACATGAAAAGGCCTTTCTTACACTGTCATTATCATTCATTCATTATGGATTTTTCTCTACCAGACATTCAGATCTCCAAGAAAAGATCTTTGGGTTCTGTGGTTCATAATCAGAAATGGCTAAGACAGGGGAAAGCTTGAGAGACAAACCTAGATGGAGTCTTGTAGGCATGACCGCTCTTGTCACCGGTGGCTCAAAAGGCATCGGGTCAGTTCCAGTTCTCCTACATTACCTACTTTCTTACTAGTTCAATATTGAATCTGAGCTCTTATTTCAATTATAGATTTAAatggatcttttttttttaacaacaaagATTTATATGGATCTTATGATTGTACTTCGATGTTTAACCGACCTATCCTGGAAAATAGATAAGCTTGGTAATGTAAGTGTGTTCAATTAATAGAGAAGCTGTGGTTGAGGAACTAGCTACGTTAGGGGCAAGAATCCACACATGTGCCAGAGACGAAACTCAGCTTCAAGAAAGCTTACGTAAGTGGCAAGCAAAAGGGTTTCAGGTTACCACTTCTGTCTGCGACGTTTCTTCTCGTGATAAACGAGAGAAGCTCATGGAAACCGTTTCCACTATCTTCGAAGGAAAACTCAACATACTTGTAAGTACATATCTAAGCTTTGATCCATATAGGAAACGATTATGTTGTGTTTTCTTAAGTTTTCGGTTTGGATCTATATTTAAGGTCAACAATGTGGGAACGTGTATAGTCAAACCGACCTTACAACATACAGCCGAAGATTTCTCATTTACAATGGCAACGAATCTCGAGTCAGCTTTTCATCTCTCGCAGCTCGCGCATCCTTTGTTGAAAGCTTCTGGTTCAGGGAGCATCGTGCTCATCTCCTCCGTATCTGGAGTTGTACATGTCAATGGTGCATCCATATATGGAGTATCTAAAGGTAAATCTATACGTATGTATATTCAAACGATTAATGATGCATCACGTTCTGATTTTTACGAAATGTAAGTGTATTTTAGGAGCTATGAATCAGCTAGGAAGAAACTTAGCGTGCGAGTGGGCAAGTGACAACATAAGGACTAACTCTGTGTGTCCATGGTTCATAGAAACTCCTTTAGTTACCGAAGTAAGTAAGGCAACAAATATGAAAGTTCTAAGCTATATACATTGTTACTtctcaattttaattttaattaagtaaaattgaaaatctcTCAGAGTCTTAGTAATGAGGAGTTTAGAAAAGAAGTGGAGAGTAGACCACCAATGGGACGTGTTGGAGAAGTAAATGAAGTATCATCGCTTGTGGCATTTCTTTGTCTTCCTGCAGCTTCTTATATTACAGGTCAAACCATTTGTGTTGATGGAGGTTTCACTGTTAATGGTTTCTCTTTCAAGCCTCTGCCTTAAGACGTcgattgttttcattttacgttatttttttaacatttacaatttgtttagatatgtaaacataaacacaattacacaaacaaacaaaaaaaattggcgTTTGGAATGTAATCCAACTCTCCACAATATATGCATGCTTTGTGTTTTAACCGATCAAgtatactaatttttttttaattatagtaTAATTTGTTACTACGAAGCCACCAACGTTCTTACATTCTCAAGACATTGATAAGTTATAACCTGCGGTCCTAAATCACCCACCAAAGGGGAGAGATGAATTGATAAATTAAGACGAGATGTGTTGAATGTTGATAGAGCTAGCTGCCTATCTCTCCATACATGCCTTCTAAGGCTTCCTCACAAACCATAAGTAATTTGGTCGTTTTGACGCtagatgtttgtttgttgtccCATATATCAAAGTCAGGTGCtcacatttttatttgttgtatctcaatatgaaaatgattgtatagaaaatgaagaaacgaAGGCTAAGTGTgccttttttattatttaaatagtTTGTATATGACTTCAAAATATATCCAAACACAGATACTTTGGAATTTATAATGACAGTTGACATCTAAAAAAACCTGTAAATTGGAAGGTTTAAGCATATgtctaattattatttatccTTTTCGTTTTTTATATTGTACATTCATTTTTTACCACTCTCAAATATGAACTTTGTATTTAgttctaataaaattatgaagTTTTAAATACTCAACCGACTGGACTGGTACAACCAACCATCCAATAATGATGTCGAATCCGATATTTTGTCCCCATTTACAACACACTTGCATGGTTACGTGTGATATTATAATATGTATAAACGGTCTATAATTTTTCCTATACCGAGTTACAAATAAGAATCTCCATGAATAGATATCTGCTCTGTGGCTGATAACCAAAAATGGCAAAGAGAGGGGAAAGCTTGAGAGACAAACCTAAATGGAGTCTTGAAGGCATGACTGCTCTTGTTACCGGTGGATCTAAAGGCCTCGGGTCAGTCCCAATTTTTCTACCTTAATTACTTACTTCCCTATAATTTCAGTACCGAAACTGAGCTCTGATTTCAATCATGTATAGACTTtcgttttatttgttaatacGGCTCAATCATAGACTTATGTGGATCTTTTGATAGTATTTCTATGTTTAATCAAATCAACCCCTGAAAAGATCAAAGGCTTAATGATATGTATAAATTCATATTGATGTATAAATAGAAAAGCTGTGGTGGAGGAACTAGCCATGTTGGGAGCAAGAGTTCACACATGTGCCAGAGACGAAACTCAGCTTCAAGAAAGCTTACGTGAATGGCAAGCAAAAGGGTTACAAGTCACCACTTCTGTTTGCGATGTTTCTTCTCGTGACCAGCGAGAGAAACTCATGGAAACTGTTTCCTCTCTCTTCCAAGGAAAACTCAGCATCCTCgtaagtgtgtgtgtgtatatatataagcttctcctcctcctcgtctATGAGCTTGGATCGACAATGACCAAAATCatgttgaattttgtttgcttcGTTTGTATAGGTACCCAATGTGGGAATAGGTGTACTAAAGCCGACGACTGAGTGTACAGCAGAAGAGTTCTCATTTATAATAGCTACAAATCTGGAGTCAACTTTCCATTTCTCGCAACTCGCGCATCCTTTATTGAAAGCCTCTGGTTCAGGGAACATTGTGCTCATGTCTTCCGTGGCTGGAGTTGTAAATTTGGGTAATACATCAATCTATGGAGCAACCAAAGGTATAATTATACGCATACTCGAACAATTTATGATTCTTTGCTTCTATCGCGACTTAAATAAATGTATACGCATTCTAGGAGCCATGAATCAGCTGGCGAGAAATTTAGCATGCGAGTGGGCGAGTGATAATATAAGGGCTAATTCTGTTTGTCCATGGTTCATTACAACTCCGTCAACTAAAGATGTAAGacaatgaataagaaaatacatTTCATTTATAGTatgaaaaaatggtttaacTATTTCTTACGAAGTTTATGTGAAAATGTTTCAGTTCCTCGGTGATAAAGATGTAAAAGAAAAGGTGGAGAGTGTGACACCATTGAGACGTGTTGGAGAGGCAAATGAAGTATCATCGCTTGTTGCATTTCTATGTCTTCCCGCAGCTTCTTATATAACAGGTCAAACCATTTGCGTTGATGGAGGTTTCACTATTAACGGCTTCTCTTTGCCTTAAACAcgtatatatgcatatattcaTGCTTAAATTTATGTGATTAATTAGTGGTTTCACTGCATATTAATTCATACAAGTTTTATATGTAACTTATGTTGAGGGAGCTCACTCCGTTCATGCCTTCTAATGTTTGGACGAAGAACTCAATCTTTTATCTTATCGGATAAGAAGTTACTTGTGTTCACATTTGATGTTTGTTCGTTTCCAATCGTATTGTgacttttgatatataaaataattattgtatatattctACTTAtgatatatgattatatagtCATGTAATGATGACCGTACGATTTTCAACTCTAGTATCCCTATCTTTAGGGGGTTATGGCTAAAAGCCTAAAAAGATTACTTTTGCTAAAGGAGTAAAGATTatgttcataattttttttaatttatataaatttattattattattctcacgcataacacaaaacaaagaaagaattatcttcataattatatatatatatatatatatatttgatataaatttattattattattattctcacGCATAGCACAAAACAAGTTTCTTCTATATATCAACTAAACTAAAAGACATGTCGTTGGAAACATACTCATATATCATATTCAAGGACTCATAATAATAGACatgtaaacaaaatattccttaaattttctaaattcaaaaacaaactatatatgtaactTGTTATTTAATCTTCTTGGGTATATAAAACTTTATCGCATTTCTTGGATATTTGGACGATGAGAATTCAAATTGCTTTGTCGatgataaatttgtttaataattgttCAGACTGCCATCACAACATAGCTGATTACTGTCATATAAgtcatacatattatatttccGATGATTCTCTGGACTCTCaagacaataataataaaaattcagATATAAGTTTATTAAGGTTTTCTTTGTTAACGTGTTTACTGTCTAGGgacaaacataaattattagCACTAAACTTGTTAGGTTTTGAAAGTAAACACTGATTTATACCTAAACTTAGGTTATTCATGTAATCAAATGTGAAAACTAACGTAATGAAATTCCTCTAGTTATTTAaatacagaaaacaaaacctacCTTGCGGGGAAAAGCATCGTGGCGCGAAAGGAAACTTCCTATGATCCGTCATCCGTGCCGTCTCAATTTGATTGGACCACGAATCTCGCACTCGATACTGACGCCTTACGTGgattactttttttatagaaagaatttaaaattgtttctgAAGAGGCAGGTTTTGTGTATAAAATAGAGAATGCAAGTAACGTGTAATGACATTATTTCTCAAATTGAATGGTTTTCGAGCATTTTTATTAACCAGTGAAGCAACCAAAACAGGAATCACCAGTTCTTGAAAGAGttcatcaaaaaagaaaacatttcttgAAACATCTAAGAAagagttttgttcttcttgatcaGAAATACAGAGCAAAATCCATTTGAAGACATCaaagtttaaggtttttttccCCGGATATGGCCGAGATATGTTACGAAGTAGTGACCGACGCATGTCCGTCGTCGGTTTATGAATCAACGCCGGCACATTCACGGCGGAGGCCGAGATTCCAAACGGTGATGCATGAAGATTGGGAGAAGAATTGTAAGCGTAGTAAACAGGAGGCTTTAGCTACGAGATACTCTTCAATTCCTCGAAGCTCTCGGGAGGATTTCTCTGACCAAAATGTCGACGTATCCAGTCCAAGATACGGTGTTTCTTCGGTGTGcggtagaagaagagagatggaAGATGCGGTGGCAATTCatccttcattttcttctccgaAGAATTCGGAATTTCCTCAACACTACTTTGGTGTGTATGACGGCCATGGTTGTTCCCACGTACGACTCCGTTACCATGCATTCTTACGTTTTCCGAAATTCTATGTTTTCAGTTTTAGCTGATacgaaatcttttttttttccttaggTTGCAGCAAGGTGTAGAGAGAGGCTTCACAAGCTGGTGCAAGAAGAACTAAGTTCAGAtatggaagatgaagaagaatggaaaacGACGATGGAGCGTAGCTTCACACGCATGGATAAGGAAGTTGTATCGTGGGGTGATTCCGTCGTGACTGCAAATTGCAAGTGTGATCTACAAACACCGGCTTGTGATTCCGTCGGATCAACCGCTGTTGTCTCAGTCATTACGCCAGATAAGATCGTTGTCGCCAATTGTGGCGATTCCAGAGCAGTTCTCTGCCGCAATGGGAAACCAGTCCCTTTATCAACCGATCACAAGGTCAGTTCCGTTCAAAACATGTTCAGTTTCATTTAAGCAATGATTGGATTTGTGGATTAACTTGGAGATTGTGTTCTTTGTAATGAAACACAGCCTGATCGGCCAGACGAATTGGATCGAATCGAAGGAGCTGGTGGACGAGTCATATATTGGGACTGTCCAAGAGTTCTCGGAGTCTTAGCAATGTCACGAGCAATAGGAGACAACTATTTGAAACCTTACGTGAGTTGCGAGCCGGAGGTAACCATAACGGACAGGAGAGACGATGACTGCCTCATACTAGCTAGTGATGGTTTATGGGATGTTGTGTCAAACGAGACCGCCTGCTCTGTAGCGCGTATGTGTCTCCGTGGTGGTGGGAGAAGACAAGATAATGAGGATCCGGCGATTTCGGACAAGGCTTGTACGGAAGCGTCAGTATTGCTAACAAAGCTGGCGTTGGCAAGGAACAGTAGTGACAACGTCAGTGTCGTTGTGATTGATCTCAGAAGATAAGGACACGTAAGTGGACACTAGTCGAAGAGGAAGACAATTTTGCTTTAACTTTCTATATCAGTTTTGCTTTTTGGTTATTCTTGGAATACGTTGGTTGTATACAAAATTAACCCGATTTTATGGAAACCCCGAAAAAGGGTTAATTAATAGAAATGATAAGAATTATTCTTGTCAACCCTAATCCTGTTTCGTGTATGCTTATAATcttaaatcaaatcaaattaagaaGGTCGACATGTAAAAGCATTTTGCTTTAAAAAAGATTGTCAGACTATACTATACCTTTTACTTTTAGGCATTAAGATACTTTAAGAGGTACTTAGTCTCTGCCGCTAGGCAAAGACATGAGAGTAGATCATAGGTTCTAAATGCAATTATGAGTATTAGCAGTATctaaagaataagaaaaacagTAAGCAGTAGTAACAACAAGTCCAATAGAAACGAGGTCACGTATAAATTTCAACATCGAATCGACTTCAGACTAGCAGCTTTGATTGTACAACCCAAATTGTAGCAAATAATGATGTTCTTATGACTAAAGTTGAGGAAATGgtagagacaaaacaaaagaaagaaggttTTTTGAGAACAAGACCTCTCTCGGGAATCGAATTTCACGTTTGTTTGTTGTCAGGTTTCTTTTAGGGCCTTAAGTTTTCTGTAACCTTTATCGGTGCCAAAGATCCTGAAGTAACATAGATAAACATATTTACATGTTTATTATAGTTATGACTTCTGTTAAAGTAAGAAACAGAGTTCAATAATTTACCAGTCCATGTAAACAAACGTTGATGAGTAGTTGCCAGACTTTGTGTAGAGTAATCGATGATGGTAGTCATGGAAGTCAGCACTGTAAGCAAATGATTCCCACATTAATATTAAAGATCTGTTAGGTTTAAGGTGTTGCTCTTTCAAGGCAATCACAGGTTAGAAGTCTTATCTTACCCGCCGTATAGAGGAAGAAAATTCGAGGGGCTCCATGGGAAATGATAACCACAATGTGCCTCAACTGTCTCAATAACTCTGAGCATCATCCATAACCAAAGGGTGATCAGGTGAGGCCCGGTGAGAGCCGGACCAACAATGGTAGCAAAACCAAGGAACAGAATTTCAGCGGGATGAGCATATTCTGATGTCAAACCAAACGGTGTCGCGTACCTGTATATAAGTAATACCATAAGATTGTTTATTGAGGACCATGAGTGAACTAACATTGTCAAGCACAAAAAAGATGGTGAGTACTGATAGCTTACTCATGATGCACACTGTGCACGTTCTTGTAGAGCCATTTAGTATGCAAGATCCTGTGACCCCAATAGAATACAAAATCCTCAATGATGAAGTAGAATAAGATCTGGGCAGACACCACTTTCCTGCAAGAGCGTCACCAGATATAGTTTCATAAACCAGATCAAACATAATGCAGGTTCTTCTCATGCAGCTCAACACTgacattttatatatattgccCATTGGAAGAGTTTAACATCAGAACCCAAAGGCAAAAAAAGCTTTCAGCACTAAAGAACCTGATAATACCAGGACGGCAGAGGAAAACTGCTTTCCATGCCCATGAATCTGAATACAGGATACGACGCCATCATGAGGGGCAAGTTTACGCAGCAATGGTAAAGTAATAGTCGAGCAATGCATTTTCCCTGGGCTTCAGGAGTATTACTTTTGGTCTGCAAAAGACCAAACAAGAGTACTTGATAAATCTAGAAGACAAGCTAAACCAGTTATCACTTTGACATTACCATTGGGGAAATGAGAACACTGACAACTTGGTGATATCTTTCCATTCAGTTTATATTTGAACAGACACACAAAGCTATTAGTTAGAAGACCACTGAATCAtgagaagaaaagacaaaccTGAATTTTGTAGTTGCTCAGAAAACCAGTCCTTTCTAGGAAAATGTAAGGGAGTCCAGACAAGAAAAACACGCTTTCATGAAGTATAAAACTCCCAATACACGCCAGTTGAAAGTCACTGAAATGCGTAACAAGGTACTGCATCATCGCCACAAAGAAGGGTCAGTGTCACAGCTAGAACTGTCAAACTAAAGAGCTAAACATGATTGCCAAAGGGAGATAAAATTTGTTCAATTCCACGAAAACTGAAGGCAATTGTATATCATTGACACCATCCATCCAGTCACTCACGCAGAAAAGCAAGTTAAGAAGACGTTCAAGGAAAACCTATTGCTTATCAACACGTATCACAATCACAGATCCTCTAAGCTAGTCCAAGCTCCAACAACAATACATAAATCCCActcaaattccaaaaaaaaatacaagcaCAAACAGAGATCACATACGAAATCAGTAATAATCTGTAACTAGAACAGTCAAATCCAGATCTGAAACCACAACGCAATCGACACGAAACCAATTCAATCTCAACATAAAGGGACCACAACAATACAATACGATGGACCACAGACgacaaacacaaaatcaacCTAACACGGCAGATACTAATCCCGTACCTACACTTGTATCATAAATGCAGTACACTCAAGTCGCCAGAGAccgagaaacaaaaaacacgattcaatctctgaaaacaaaacaaaaaaaaaaaacgtaggAATCGCATACAAAGGAACGCGACGAGATAGAGGAATACGAAGTACCTTCCAACCGGATTCAACGAGAGAATCCATGGATACCAACAGAAGTAGAAAACACGATGGATCTCCGCGGCGGAGATAGGCAGAGAgtgtgagagaaagagaaagagaaacgaaAACTGTGTGACAAGAAGGAATCTGAATTCTAAAgctgatttgtttgtttctctccATCACACGTGCACACACATGTTTCATTATTATCCTTAATTacttgatatttttaattttaggaCCATATAGTTTTACATGTGACAATTGGCACCCCATGTTAAATTTTTGAAGTGAACAATACGTAGTGATTATGGCTTTATGGTGGTGAAGAGactaaaaaaagttttgaatttgggTTCTCCTAAATAAATAGAGAGTACAAATGAGAATCTAATATTATTCAGAGAGAAGactaaaaacacacacacattttAGACAAACATAGATGTGAGAGATGCTAAAATCACAGTACAGACTTGACTTGTTCCTTCTGCTCGATGCCATCACTGTCAACAGCTACATGTCTAATGCTCTATTATCAGTACCATTAAGGTCCCAATTGAGCAGTTTCCGTCTCTAGATCCTCTTGCCAGTATACAACTGCAGCAAAttaacaaaatgcaaaatgaTAATCAAAAGCTGAGCCACATAAGAACATTCAGCATACAGTGACCAAACCTCAAAGATTAACACTGTTTCTTGATGACAAATTATAAGCAACATGAGCTAATTACACAGAAatgtaagagaagaaaactattGTGTGATTTTGAACTCATCTCTGTGACAGGAACTCAAAAAAACCCATTATAACTAGCTTAACGAATACATGTTTTCCATTTCATTTTCCTGAGGCTGATATGTATGTACCACTCAGAGTAAAAGCTAGATACGGTGAACAAGCTAAACATGAAGCAGAGAATGTTGAATCAGGGTTACACAAATGTGGTGCTACCATAgcataaaaaagtttttaccTTTTGTAGAATTGTTAATTTGAAGCAATGGTGGTCACTGGATAATCGGTGTCACAGAAAAGGCGACTTCTTTTCTGACGGCTTTAGAATCTGGAATGAGCACATTAAGCTCTCATCAATGCTCATCATTGCGCCAGCGTTGTCAAATTCCCCGCAATAGTTGGGAGCTGAAAATACTGTAACAAGTTGTCTTTCTGCAAAGAACTCATACCCATCTTCAACAACCTATAAACAGAGCCAATACACTCAAATTAAGGTTGCACAGTTTTCATAATAAACTAAATGGCAGATATAACTCAAGTTAAAACCTG
It encodes the following:
- the SMO2-2 gene encoding sterol 4-alpha-methyl-oxidase 2-2 (sterol 4-alpha-methyl-oxidase 2-2 (SMO2-2); CONTAINS InterPro DOMAIN/s: Fatty acid hydroxylase (InterPro:IPR006694); BEST Arabidopsis thaliana protein match is: sterol 4-alpha-methyl-oxidase 2-1 (TAIR:AT1G07420.1); Has 2545 Blast hits to 2540 proteins in 425 species: Archae - 0; Bacteria - 475; Metazoa - 426; Fungi - 627; Plants - 480; Viruses - 3; Other Eukaryotes - 534 (source: NCBI BLink).), which produces MDSLVESGWKYLVTHFSDFQLACIGSFILHESVFFLSGLPYIFLERTGFLSNYKIQTKSNTPEAQGKCIARLLLYHCCVNLPLMMASYPVFRFMGMESSFPLPSWKVVSAQILFYFIIEDFVFYWGHRILHTKWLYKNVHSVHHEYATPFGLTSEYAHPAEILFLGFATIVGPALTGPHLITLWLWMMLRVIETVEAHCGYHFPWSPSNFLPLYGGSLILMWESFAYSADFHDYHHRLLYTKSGNYSSTFVYMDWIFGTDKGYRKLKALKET
- the SMO2-2 gene encoding sterol 4-alpha-methyl-oxidase 2-2 (sterol 4-alpha-methyl-oxidase 2-2; CONTAINS InterPro DOMAIN/s: Fatty acid hydroxylase (InterPro:IPR006694); BEST Arabidopsis thaliana protein match is: sterol 4-alpha-methyl-oxidase 2-1 (TAIR:AT1G07420.1); Has 2780 Blast hits to 2775 proteins in 484 species: Archae - 0; Bacteria - 626; Metazoa - 432; Fungi - 682; Plants - 470; Viruses - 3; Other Eukaryotes - 567 (source: NCBI BLink).), whose translation is MDSLVESGWKYLVTHFSDFQLACIGSFILHESVFFLSGLPYIFLERTGFLSNYKIQTKSNTPEAQGKCIARLLLYHCCVNLPLMMASYPVFRFMGMESSFPLPSWKVVSAQILFYFIIEDFVFYWGHRILHTKWLYKNVHSVHHEYATPFGLTSEYAHPAEILFLGFATIVGPALTGPHLITLWLWMMLRVIETVEAHCGYHFPWSPSNFLPLYGGADFHDYHHRLLYTKSGNYSSTFVYMDWIFGTDKGYRKLKALKET
- the SMO2-2 gene encoding sterol 4-alpha-methyl-oxidase 2-2 (sterol 4-alpha-methyl-oxidase 2-2; CONTAINS InterPro DOMAIN/s: Fatty acid hydroxylase (InterPro:IPR006694); BEST Arabidopsis thaliana protein match is: sterol 4-alpha-methyl-oxidase 2-1 (TAIR:AT1G07420.1); Has 35333 Blast hits to 34131 proteins in 2444 species: Archae - 798; Bacteria - 22429; Metazoa - 974; Fungi - 991; Plants - 531; Viruses - 0; Other Eukaryotes - 9610 (source: NCBI BLink).), which codes for MMQYLVTHFSDFQLACIGSFILHESVFFLSGLPYIFLERTGFLSNYKIQTKSNTPEAQGKCIARLLLYHCCVNLPLMMASYPVFRFMGMESSFPLPSWKVVSAQILFYFIIEDFVFYWGHRILHTKWLYKNVHSVHHEYATPFGLTSEYAHPAEILFLGFATIVGPALTGPHLITLWLWMMLRVIETVEAHCGYHFPWSPSNFLPLYGGADFHDYHHRLLYTKSGNYSSTFVYMDWIFGTDKGYRKLKALKET
- the SMO2-2 gene encoding sterol 4-alpha-methyl-oxidase 2-2 yields the protein MMASYPVFRFMGMESSFPLPSWKVVSAQILFYFIIEDFVFYWGHRILHTKWLYKNVHSVHHEYATPFGLTSEYAHPAEILFLGFATIVGPALTGPHLITLWLWMMLRVIETVEAHCGYHFPWSPSNFLPLYGGADFHDYHHRLLYTKSGNYSSTFVYMDWIFGTDKGYRKLKALKET
- the SMO2-2 gene encoding sterol 4-alpha-methyl-oxidase 2-2 (sterol 4-alpha-methyl-oxidase 2-2; CONTAINS InterPro DOMAIN/s: Fatty acid hydroxylase (InterPro:IPR006694); BEST Arabidopsis thaliana protein match is: sterol 4-alpha-methyl-oxidase 2-1 (TAIR:AT1G07420.1); Has 2759 Blast hits to 2754 proteins in 480 species: Archae - 0; Bacteria - 620; Metazoa - 428; Fungi - 656; Plants - 468; Viruses - 3; Other Eukaryotes - 584 (source: NCBI BLink).) gives rise to the protein MERYHQVVSVLISPMTKSNTPEAQGKCIARLLLYHCCVNLPLMMASYPVFRFMGMESSFPLPSWKVVSAQILFYFIIEDFVFYWGHRILHTKWLYKNVHSVHHEYATPFGLTSEYAHPAEILFLGFATIVGPALTGPHLITLWLWMMLRVIETVEAHCGYHFPWSPSNFLPLYGGADFHDYHHRLLYTKSGNYSSTFVYMDWIFGTDKGYRKLKALKET